One window of Chamaesiphon minutus PCC 6605 genomic DNA carries:
- a CDS encoding response regulator, translating to MKRPIATNTDQFSFSARELSKQLIQHIRDGKSGYWHYQFDRLADRERSVHWSVGTANGQILYSGIRLWSSQMLLRLLVRYVVQTHNPAVKVQIDRLGRQVAEESLEPAKLISILKESNIITDTQLKQALKIKILNDLDIYLLMGSGSASFVAENIEQRFPINGFNPSILLEEAEQRHLQWTQLREHVPSMKLRPILNQEAMHKANLPQSQQQQIERLVQSDKTLSAIAEQMAKDHLEVAQMFAKLVRLGFVGFQPHQQHTRATVMAIDDSPVMLSQFRNWLSALGYLAIACQDAKIALKTIIKVKPSVIFIDINMPEISGFELVKQIRQHEDLRDIPLVILTGEQKLSNKWRAQWSGCEFLSKPLTSSGIGDFQVQLEEMIPRLIDAVESVPST from the coding sequence ATGAAGCGACCTATTGCCACCAACACAGACCAGTTTTCATTCTCTGCTAGAGAACTGTCAAAACAATTAATTCAACATATCCGTGATGGCAAAAGTGGCTACTGGCACTACCAATTTGACAGGTTAGCAGACCGAGAAAGATCGGTGCATTGGAGTGTGGGAACTGCCAACGGTCAAATTCTGTACTCCGGGATTAGACTCTGGTCTTCGCAAATGTTGCTGAGATTGCTCGTGCGGTATGTCGTGCAGACGCACAACCCTGCGGTAAAAGTTCAAATCGATCGACTCGGGCGTCAGGTAGCAGAAGAATCGCTCGAGCCAGCCAAATTAATTTCGATCTTGAAGGAATCGAACATCATCACCGATACTCAACTCAAGCAAGCTCTCAAAATCAAAATTCTCAACGATTTAGATATCTACTTATTAATGGGTAGTGGCTCGGCAAGCTTTGTCGCTGAAAATATCGAACAGCGATTTCCCATAAATGGCTTTAATCCGAGCATCTTGTTAGAAGAAGCCGAACAGCGACACTTGCAGTGGACGCAACTAAGAGAGCATGTACCTTCAATGAAACTTCGTCCGATCCTCAACCAGGAGGCAATGCACAAAGCTAATCTACCCCAGAGCCAGCAACAGCAGATCGAGAGACTAGTCCAATCTGACAAAACACTCTCAGCAATCGCCGAACAGATGGCTAAAGATCATCTCGAAGTCGCTCAGATGTTTGCCAAATTAGTTCGCCTCGGATTTGTCGGTTTCCAACCACATCAGCAGCATACCCGTGCAACTGTGATGGCGATCGATGATTCGCCAGTAATGCTATCGCAATTTCGCAATTGGCTTTCGGCTTTGGGATATTTGGCGATCGCTTGTCAAGACGCCAAAATAGCACTCAAGACAATTATCAAAGTCAAGCCATCAGTTATTTTTATCGATATCAATATGCCAGAGATATCTGGATTCGAGCTGGTCAAGCAAATCCGCCAACATGAGGATCTGCGAGATATTCCCTTGGTGATTTTGACTGGAGAACAAAAGCTCTCTAATAAATGGCGAGCACAGTGGAGCGGGTGCGAATTTTTATCAAAACCACTGACCTCATCAGGCATTGGTGATTTTCAAGTTCAGCTTGAAGAAATGATTCCCAGACTAATCGATGCTGTTGAATCTGTACCCAGTACCTGA
- a CDS encoding response regulator, whose product MRFLIIDDSSVDRHALASLLEILGHEVDLCASAIDALGIIEVGKYDLVFLDVVMPEQDGYKFLRTMRLNPKTASQYVVFYSSKTTPLEVNYGIQRAGANDYLSKPVSHESIERILSKIPA is encoded by the coding sequence ATGCGATTTTTAATCATTGATGATAGTTCGGTAGACAGACACGCGCTCGCTTCCCTTTTAGAAATTTTGGGTCACGAAGTCGATTTGTGTGCTAGTGCGATTGATGCCTTGGGCATTATTGAAGTTGGCAAGTATGATTTGGTCTTTTTAGATGTGGTTATGCCAGAACAGGATGGCTATAAGTTCTTGCGGACAATGCGGCTCAATCCCAAGACTGCCAGTCAGTATGTAGTTTTTTACTCTAGTAAAACAACTCCTCTAGAAGTAAATTACGGTATTCAGCGGGCTGGTGCTAATGACTATCTATCGAAACCCGTCAGTCATGAGAGTATCGAACGAATTCTCTCCAAAATTCCCGCCTAA
- a CDS encoding chemotaxis protein CheW, with product MSVNVAKLSSPNPDRLLPDPGLISALEDRFILTQVTGLTLVFPATWVAEIVRIDRSQILDLPFYDRLLVGIVHHNGLVMPLIAAARLLSAPKSALPERAIVVRLNETQERLGNVGIIVDRAIGSTTGRELPPDIFSTSGSGSMVMMQSHLVPGNLWQPQSWSLDN from the coding sequence ATGAGTGTCAATGTCGCTAAGTTAAGTTCACCCAATCCCGATCGACTACTGCCAGACCCTGGATTAATCTCAGCATTAGAGGATCGATTTATTTTAACTCAAGTCACAGGTTTGACACTGGTATTTCCGGCAACCTGGGTGGCAGAGATCGTCAGAATCGACAGATCTCAAATCCTGGATTTACCATTCTACGATCGATTACTAGTCGGCATCGTTCACCACAATGGTCTGGTCATGCCACTGATTGCCGCCGCCCGTTTGCTATCAGCACCAAAATCAGCTCTGCCAGAGCGAGCGATCGTCGTCCGGCTCAATGAAACTCAAGAGCGATTGGGAAATGTAGGGATTATCGTCGATCGAGCCATCGGTAGCACTACTGGCAGGGAATTACCACCAGACATATTTTCAACCTCTGGATCGGGATCGATGGTCATGATGCAAAGTCATTTAGTTCCTGGCAATTTATGGCAACCACAATCCTGGTCGCTCGATAACTAA
- a CDS encoding methyl-accepting chemotaxis protein — protein MNSNQNQTRVEAERAASTKLAPLQQVRKFVRKNLVATITATIGGSLLLTGASTWNIWNIYNGFQSTVTKQVELQKNSGQSLYIGQILSYSVKLSATTGDPKWEALYRKSEPELDRIIKQVMADVPPAISAEASKTDEVNQKLIAIETEVFKLVRQGKKAEAMQLLFGAEYSRLDQIYYSGTAKVLEKIDLSIKQQLQDYQRQLLLAMTISGVTLPILIGIWILVLSAVRDYIRDRQIAQAELQQSQASLSSLNAALQTESAVREQQEAMVRLASEQLQQDIGDLLDVVCEIESGDFTVQAQVNDRATGLVGDTLNRLIEELGRTLRQVAETAYRVDANSKTQKEMAATVAQSTSKQAEEIQQMLQLTRNVRQSAQNNMEQLNVTNRSLVTLKSSVAEGQGTISSLDRDINILQAGSDRIVQEVKTLGEFVGLADRFVLDQSEIVTQTQILALNASLVAARAAEQRDPKLFAAVAREFESIATQVSQLAQQTNEGLTNLEQRSTQIHKVVSSVDADVQRLGGLVTTFTQGVKQASDVFETVQSVTERAVESGDRVSTASQRIVGAADSTSIAIESISSLSQQITDRSQDAQKLGDRLNILSTELLENIQVFKLPEVLPVGTNSSDFPESAALEVAV, from the coding sequence ATGAACAGCAACCAAAATCAGACCAGAGTTGAAGCAGAACGAGCTGCTTCCACCAAACTCGCACCACTACAACAAGTCAGAAAATTTGTTCGGAAAAATTTGGTGGCGACAATTACAGCAACCATCGGCGGTAGTTTGCTGCTCACAGGCGCGTCAACATGGAATATTTGGAATATTTACAATGGGTTTCAATCGACTGTCACTAAACAGGTAGAGTTACAAAAGAATAGCGGTCAAAGTCTCTATATCGGTCAAATCCTCTCCTATTCAGTCAAACTTAGTGCGACTACTGGCGATCCCAAATGGGAAGCACTCTATCGCAAATCCGAGCCAGAGCTGGATCGCATCATCAAACAAGTGATGGCGGATGTCCCACCAGCAATTAGTGCCGAAGCCAGTAAAACCGACGAGGTCAATCAAAAACTCATCGCTATTGAAACTGAAGTTTTCAAATTAGTACGGCAGGGCAAAAAAGCCGAAGCAATGCAGTTATTGTTTGGAGCGGAGTATTCTCGTTTAGACCAAATCTACTACTCGGGTACTGCTAAAGTCCTAGAGAAAATTGACCTCTCTATTAAGCAACAGTTGCAGGATTACCAACGGCAACTACTCCTGGCGATGACGATTTCCGGCGTAACACTGCCGATCTTAATCGGTATTTGGATATTAGTTTTATCCGCAGTCCGAGACTATATTCGCGATCGCCAAATTGCCCAAGCCGAGCTGCAACAATCTCAAGCGAGCTTATCATCCCTCAATGCAGCTTTGCAAACAGAATCAGCAGTCCGCGAACAACAAGAAGCGATGGTGCGATTGGCTAGCGAGCAGTTGCAGCAAGATATTGGCGACTTGCTAGATGTAGTGTGTGAAATTGAATCTGGCGATTTTACCGTCCAAGCTCAAGTCAACGATCGTGCTACTGGACTAGTCGGCGATACGCTCAACCGCCTGATCGAAGAACTAGGTCGCACCCTGCGACAGGTTGCCGAAACAGCCTATCGGGTCGATGCTAATAGTAAAACCCAAAAGGAAATGGCCGCCACTGTCGCTCAAAGCACTAGCAAACAGGCTGAAGAAATTCAACAAATGTTGCAGTTGACTCGAAATGTGCGCCAATCTGCCCAAAACAATATGGAGCAGTTAAATGTAACCAATCGATCCTTGGTGACGCTCAAATCCTCCGTAGCTGAAGGGCAGGGGACTATTTCTAGTCTCGATCGGGATATTAATATCTTGCAAGCAGGCAGCGATCGGATCGTCCAAGAGGTCAAAACTCTAGGTGAATTCGTCGGTCTGGCCGACAGATTCGTGCTAGATCAAAGCGAAATTGTCACCCAGACTCAGATTTTAGCTCTTAATGCTTCGTTAGTAGCCGCTCGTGCTGCCGAACAACGCGACCCCAAACTATTCGCGGCTGTGGCACGGGAATTTGAATCGATCGCCACCCAAGTCAGTCAACTCGCCCAGCAGACTAATGAGGGATTGACCAATCTAGAACAACGCAGCACGCAAATTCACAAAGTAGTATCATCCGTCGATGCTGACGTGCAAAGATTGGGCGGTTTGGTAACGACATTTACCCAAGGGGTAAAACAGGCCAGTGATGTCTTCGAGACGGTGCAATCGGTCACCGAACGAGCGGTGGAGTCGGGAGATCGAGTTTCTACAGCCAGTCAAAGAATCGTGGGTGCAGCAGACTCGACTAGTATCGCGATCGAATCGATCTCTTCACTCAGTCAACAAATTACCGATCGATCTCAGGACGCACAAAAGCTGGGCGATCGCTTAAACATCCTCTCGACCGAATTACTCGAAAATATCCAGGTCTTTAAACTCCCGGAAGTGCTGCCAGTCGGGACAAATAGCTCCGATTTTCCTGAAAGTGCCGCTTTAGAAGTTGCTGTCTAA
- a CDS encoding methyl-accepting chemotaxis protein, giving the protein MNSEPSTDRSVVAKVAQLDRHTARTASPLTAFLQKHLIGTIVLSTCINLGLTGAATWSVAETARQLQANVTKQARQQDLSGQLTYLDEVLTMSAQMFTNTGQLMWDKRYTQTVPVYDKAFAELTKDVPPSPQFDKATKKLFEIEDAAFKLAKQGNLKAASALLLNPDYQQNKQIYTTELTATIAKIKTNADTEIRGDRQALSDAILLASLGLGLLVITGALVVITVRGYIRDREQSQQDLQTFQSDLLLLNHELKQQAELRTEQQERIVTESATLQTDIGHILEIVSSLEDGNLTVRAEVSAGATGLISDTLNRLVESLHRIISVVLSNADRVAASTYGLDRLALETASQAQNQTRSIQQIEASIAQVNTLSNNSYERAVATVDAVQLAKAAIDNGQQEMSAMGDGIETLQQGTEQIVRRVQSLSEFVALAARFSKEQKRVAALTRVLALNASLLSTRALQEQDPLQFASLAHEFETIANQVNELAGETNNSLISLQYRTNQIQTVTSGLSQDITDIDRLVQKFTGEMNVSRQAFTNIQLVTDRVALMGEQVSISSQEIVRVANDALTAIQSIGIVAQNTEHKATVTREEVISMGQMAQQLLQMVEFFQLNESTATADRIVLPEDSTAVKNPQAVYQLLQSPS; this is encoded by the coding sequence ATGAATTCCGAACCCTCGACCGATCGATCTGTTGTGGCTAAGGTCGCACAACTCGATCGCCATACCGCTAGAACTGCCAGTCCGCTGACAGCTTTTCTCCAAAAGCACCTCATTGGCACGATCGTACTTTCGACTTGTATCAATCTTGGATTGACAGGGGCGGCAACCTGGAGTGTAGCTGAGACTGCTAGGCAATTGCAAGCCAATGTTACCAAACAGGCGCGCCAACAAGACCTCAGCGGCCAACTGACCTATTTGGATGAAGTGCTCACCATGTCAGCACAGATGTTTACGAATACAGGTCAGTTGATGTGGGATAAACGCTATACCCAAACCGTACCCGTATACGATAAAGCTTTTGCGGAATTGACTAAAGATGTACCCCCCTCTCCGCAATTCGATAAGGCCACCAAGAAGCTATTTGAAATTGAAGATGCTGCCTTTAAATTGGCAAAACAGGGTAACTTGAAAGCAGCTTCAGCACTATTGTTAAATCCAGATTACCAACAGAACAAGCAGATTTACACCACCGAATTGACTGCCACGATCGCCAAGATTAAAACTAATGCCGATACTGAAATTCGTGGCGATCGCCAAGCACTATCAGATGCGATTCTATTAGCTTCGCTCGGATTGGGATTATTAGTCATTACGGGGGCATTGGTAGTCATCACAGTCAGAGGCTACATTCGCGATCGAGAGCAGTCTCAGCAAGACCTCCAGACATTTCAATCCGATCTGCTCTTGCTCAATCACGAACTCAAACAACAAGCCGAACTGCGAACAGAGCAACAAGAGCGAATCGTTACTGAAAGTGCTACTCTCCAAACCGATATCGGTCACATTCTCGAAATAGTTAGCTCGCTAGAAGATGGCAATCTGACTGTTCGGGCAGAGGTTAGTGCGGGCGCGACCGGGTTGATTTCGGATACTCTCAATCGTCTGGTCGAATCACTCCACCGGATTATCTCCGTGGTATTATCGAATGCCGATCGAGTTGCCGCTAGTACATATGGTTTAGATCGCTTAGCATTAGAAACCGCCAGTCAAGCCCAAAACCAAACCAGATCGATCCAACAGATCGAAGCTTCGATCGCTCAAGTTAATACCCTCAGTAATAACTCTTACGAGCGTGCTGTGGCAACTGTCGATGCCGTGCAACTAGCCAAAGCCGCGATCGATAACGGTCAACAGGAAATGAGCGCGATGGGAGATGGGATCGAAACGCTCCAGCAAGGCACCGAACAAATAGTCAGACGCGTGCAGAGCCTGAGTGAGTTTGTCGCCCTAGCCGCTCGGTTCTCTAAAGAGCAAAAGCGGGTCGCCGCCCTGACGCGGGTACTAGCCTTGAATGCTTCTTTGCTCTCGACTCGCGCCCTCCAAGAGCAAGATCCCTTACAGTTTGCCAGTCTCGCTCATGAATTTGAAACCATTGCCAACCAGGTAAATGAGTTAGCTGGTGAAACTAATAACAGTCTAATTTCACTCCAATATCGCACCAACCAGATTCAAACAGTAACTTCTGGTCTTTCACAAGATATCACCGATATCGATCGATTGGTGCAAAAATTCACAGGCGAAATGAATGTATCTCGTCAAGCTTTTACCAATATTCAGTTAGTAACCGATCGAGTCGCGTTGATGGGCGAACAAGTGAGCATCTCCAGCCAGGAGATCGTGCGCGTGGCAAACGATGCATTGACAGCTATTCAATCGATCGGCATCGTCGCTCAAAATACCGAACACAAGGCGACAGTTACCCGCGAAGAGGTAATCAGCATGGGTCAGATGGCGCAGCAACTACTGCAAATGGTCGAGTTTTTCCAGTTGAACGAGTCAACTGCTACAGCCGATCGGATTGTCTTGCCAGAAGATTCGACAGCGGTCAAAAATCCTCAAGCAGTCTACCAACTCCTCCAATCCCCATCCTGA
- a CDS encoding response regulator has protein sequence MLTPDNLAEEQLQQELREMFIVDTQQQLETYFDVVQRLQPESWIADIQSLYRAIHTIKGGAVTVEADSILYSAMALEDLLSDLRYLEVAPPLDDGKPIEMLLEAGELLASCLEIGDGSSNDPSGDRVQLTIQRLQTLHSQVRDRYLPDWNQMRQVHQEFAEQGFDLVVLDLEMALAKIPDRGVVSPQIVANAQATIAQLTQIGTEIELAPGWTQLLQFGDRLISDPDPQLWQVVWLPYFQVLKTCVKNSGEIDPEEIARLDALANSRDNADSGTPLSVDLTWDLDDDLSGAGDDLSGLLNEILVAAEIAPDSLTVISSAQSLATQSEDSTEVAEIELWSEATIEQLDEFGSLEDEADDDLPDLLDNFFGSGEILPLASARSLEIESEDSAEVSQIELWSETTIEQLDEFGSLEDEADVAIAEVSEIERWSEATIEQLDEFGSLEDEADDDLPDLLDNFFGSGEILPLASARSLEIQSKDSAEVAQIELWSENTVEQLDEFGSIEDEADAAITEVAEIDRWSEATLEQLDESDSVEIEAEGDLSDLLDNFFIEERAQIEITTSDFHLAPPGSQPLAADSPAEKLAEAQNFDRAESDEFIELDEFDLLAEIESELAAKNEPLTTAAPGSVVTEREHRQSSIEPAALKRGVSIPVPLERLDRSAQQVVDTLLTARSVMNASSRLQSQLSQLNALTQESSRSIAALRQLQDNYALMQNISDDRDAGNNVSIERYRQGYITIVQLLENLLRMSELGQEIEATNYDSHDRIEALDRSIVRLKDGIETSRLVPFRNLTIRAKAILRDLTNRYGKPAELIVENERVEMDAGIVQQLEPALLHILRNAYDHGLETVEQRLAQGKPAQGTIRVSLHRRGNLYRLTIEDDGRGIDGDVIYSLAESKGFAIERQDPERSGLPLTESEILAIICQPGFSSSNTINEVSGRGVGMDVVVAQLASIGGKLSLNTSVGRGTKLTLEVPAPQLLVPCVLFQVGDRTVAFPTEEVLETALLSSLCANMSADDRGGICAWTLATSRGEMPGFDLANYWQFTQRSLPETAICIRTRQGTDNMEIWSIADDLIGQSQLLINPLPSPLVAPAGLLGVSLQSDGRLISILDPIALTAKLAIAANRDLDAGAIALGLAQDNVAKHESVTPSVPNLPSGDNATIPTILIVDDAALIRRRFEASLSIAGFVTHTCNDGLEALNWLQSNPLPDLMITDVEMPNMDGFTLIDRLRQANIALPILVVSSRSSEEWRKEARRLGANDYLNKGFSTAEMLQKVNSLLGSVVSQKAFGR, from the coding sequence ATGCTTACACCCGATAATTTAGCCGAAGAGCAATTACAGCAAGAGTTGCGGGAGATGTTTATCGTTGATACCCAGCAACAGCTAGAAACTTATTTTGATGTTGTCCAAAGGTTGCAGCCAGAGTCTTGGATTGCGGATATTCAGTCGCTTTACCGGGCTATTCATACAATCAAAGGTGGCGCGGTCACCGTTGAAGCCGATAGCATATTGTACAGTGCGATGGCCTTAGAAGATTTACTCTCGGACTTACGTTACTTGGAAGTAGCACCACCACTAGATGATGGTAAGCCGATCGAGATGCTCCTAGAAGCTGGCGAACTCCTCGCTAGCTGTCTCGAAATTGGGGATGGCAGCTCGAACGATCCCAGTGGAGATCGGGTGCAATTAACAATCCAACGATTGCAAACTCTGCACTCGCAAGTTAGGGATCGATATTTGCCAGATTGGAACCAGATGAGGCAAGTTCATCAAGAGTTTGCCGAACAGGGTTTCGATTTGGTGGTTTTGGATCTAGAGATGGCTCTGGCAAAAATTCCCGATCGTGGTGTCGTATCCCCCCAGATCGTGGCAAACGCGCAAGCCACGATCGCGCAACTGACTCAAATTGGTACGGAAATCGAATTAGCCCCCGGCTGGACGCAACTACTGCAATTTGGAGATCGACTCATTAGCGATCCCGATCCTCAGTTATGGCAGGTAGTATGGTTGCCTTATTTTCAGGTACTAAAAACTTGTGTCAAAAATAGCGGTGAGATCGATCCTGAAGAGATCGCCAGATTAGATGCGCTAGCAAATTCGCGCGACAATGCCGACAGCGGCACTCCTCTTTCAGTCGATCTTACTTGGGACTTAGATGACGATCTCAGCGGTGCTGGTGATGACTTGTCAGGTTTACTCAATGAGATATTAGTAGCAGCAGAAATTGCACCAGATAGCCTCACGGTAATATCTTCAGCACAATCGCTCGCGACACAGAGCGAGGACAGTACTGAAGTTGCCGAAATCGAGCTGTGGAGTGAGGCAACGATCGAACAATTGGACGAATTTGGATCGCTCGAGGATGAAGCGGATGATGATTTACCCGATTTACTCGATAATTTCTTTGGCAGTGGTGAAATTTTACCCCTAGCCTCAGCCCGATCGCTCGAAATTGAGAGCGAGGACAGTGCTGAAGTTTCCCAAATCGAGCTGTGGAGCGAGACCACGATCGAGCAACTAGACGAATTTGGCTCGCTCGAGGATGAAGCGGATGTAGCTATTGCTGAAGTTTCCGAAATCGAGCGGTGGAGTGAGGCGACGATCGAACAATTAGACGAATTTGGATCGCTCGAGGATGAAGCGGATGATGATTTACCCGATTTACTCGATAATTTCTTTGGCAGTGGTGAAATTTTACCCCTAGCCTCAGCCCGATCGCTCGAAATTCAGAGCAAGGACAGTGCTGAAGTCGCCCAAATCGAGCTGTGGAGCGAGAACACGGTCGAGCAATTAGACGAATTTGGATCGATTGAGGATGAAGCGGATGCAGCTATTACTGAAGTTGCCGAAATCGATCGGTGGAGTGAGGCGACGCTCGAGCAATTGGATGAGTCAGACTCGGTAGAGATTGAGGCGGAGGGAGACTTATCCGATTTACTGGATAATTTTTTCATCGAAGAACGCGCACAAATCGAAATTACCACTTCAGATTTCCACTTGGCACCACCTGGATCGCAGCCGCTCGCGGCAGATAGTCCAGCCGAGAAATTGGCTGAGGCTCAAAATTTCGATCGTGCCGAGTCAGATGAATTTATCGAATTAGATGAGTTCGATCTACTCGCGGAGATTGAGAGCGAACTTGCAGCTAAAAACGAGCCGCTGACAACCGCAGCACCTGGCTCTGTGGTTACCGAGCGCGAACATCGCCAATCATCGATCGAACCAGCAGCTCTCAAACGCGGTGTTTCGATCCCTGTCCCCCTAGAACGACTAGATCGATCGGCTCAACAAGTCGTAGATACATTATTGACAGCCAGGTCGGTCATGAATGCCTCCTCGCGACTCCAGTCCCAATTAAGCCAGTTAAACGCGCTCACCCAAGAAAGTTCTCGCTCCATCGCTGCATTGCGCCAACTTCAAGATAACTACGCGCTCATGCAAAATATCAGCGACGATCGAGATGCAGGCAATAATGTCTCCATCGAGCGTTATCGTCAAGGTTATATCACTATCGTCCAACTGCTAGAAAATCTGCTGCGCATGTCCGAACTCGGTCAAGAGATCGAGGCGACTAACTATGACAGCCACGATCGGATCGAGGCTCTCGATCGTAGTATCGTCAGGCTCAAAGATGGGATTGAAACCAGCCGTCTGGTGCCTTTTCGGAATTTAACGATCCGTGCCAAAGCAATCTTACGCGATCTGACTAATCGGTATGGCAAACCAGCAGAACTGATTGTCGAAAATGAGCGTGTAGAAATGGATGCAGGCATTGTCCAGCAATTAGAACCAGCTCTACTCCACATCTTGAGAAATGCTTACGATCACGGACTAGAAACCGTCGAACAGCGGCTAGCCCAAGGTAAACCAGCACAAGGGACGATTCGGGTATCCCTGCATCGCCGAGGCAATCTCTATCGGCTGACAATAGAAGATGATGGACGCGGTATCGATGGCGACGTCATCTATAGCCTAGCCGAGTCTAAAGGTTTCGCGATCGAACGGCAAGATCCAGAACGTAGCGGTCTACCGCTGACTGAGAGCGAAATCTTGGCAATTATTTGTCAGCCGGGATTCAGTTCTAGCAATACCATCAACGAGGTATCTGGACGCGGTGTGGGCATGGACGTTGTTGTGGCTCAGCTTGCTAGTATTGGTGGCAAATTAAGCCTCAACACTTCAGTAGGTCGAGGCACTAAGTTAACGCTCGAAGTCCCCGCCCCACAGCTATTAGTCCCTTGCGTGCTGTTTCAAGTTGGCGATCGCACGGTCGCTTTTCCTACAGAGGAAGTCCTCGAAACAGCACTGTTAAGTTCGCTCTGTGCCAACATGTCCGCAGACGATCGTGGGGGTATCTGTGCGTGGACGCTCGCCACAAGTCGGGGAGAGATGCCTGGTTTCGATCTAGCTAATTATTGGCAGTTTACCCAAAGATCGCTCCCTGAGACGGCAATTTGCATTCGCACTCGTCAAGGCACTGACAATATGGAAATTTGGTCGATTGCTGACGATCTCATCGGCCAATCCCAACTGCTAATCAATCCTTTGCCTAGTCCGCTGGTCGCTCCTGCGGGATTATTAGGGGTCAGCCTCCAGTCAGATGGTCGGTTGATTTCGATTCTCGACCCGATCGCCTTAACTGCCAAGCTAGCGATCGCCGCCAATCGAGATCTCGACGCTGGCGCGATCGCATTAGGACTCGCTCAAGACAATGTTGCCAAGCATGAGTCTGTCACACCATCCGTACCGAATCTCCCCAGCGGAGACAATGCTACCATTCCCACCATTCTGATCGTTGACGATGCTGCCTTGATCCGCCGCCGATTTGAAGCTAGCCTCAGTATCGCTGGATTTGTCACCCATACTTGCAACGATGGACTAGAAGCCCTAAATTGGCTCCAGTCCAATCCCTTACCCGATCTGATGATTACAGACGTCGAGATGCCCAATATGGATGGTTTCACACTGATCGATCGATTGCGGCAAGCCAACATTGCTCTCCCGATCTTGGTAGTCTCATCGCGATCTTCCGAAGAATGGAGAAAAGAAGCCCGTCGTCTCGGAGCTAACGACTATCTCAACAAAGGTTTTTCTACAGCCGAAATGCTCCAAAAAGTTAATTCACTACTAGGTTCGGTAGTTTCACAGAAAGCCTTTGGACGTTAG